A window of Pseudochaenichthys georgianus chromosome 11, fPseGeo1.2, whole genome shotgun sequence genomic DNA:
tgtgtaggcccttaaggctactaacaacttgtattacacggcttagttgaatactcgattctgattgtaaattcttaacatgtgacacgttgttaatacagtagtacagaccactgtcaaggactctaatgaaggttgctaaggaggatcaagaaagagaaaggaaaagaggttaaaagacggagcgctggacgtcagataaatcaccagaagaaggcagagaggaagtgaataataacaggacacggaatggtctctgtattttgtttagtatatggccgtgtacaggcccggctccagaacaaaatgactcagggtgtagtaggtttacatgagcaatagtggccggcaacagcaatgaaaaatagcattgatggtccccaatgaacagattatggcatttgttatgttttgaaaccaagccagtgagaacatttcaagtgagttaaaagtgcaatcctgaaatatttcatacagtccaaagtggactgtggcaaagaaaagcacgaaagcttcaaagctgtactgataaatcaaatgagaacatattgtaaatcaaggcaaatattatttgaaccagctcatggtttgaaatggcaaacattgaaaagcaaaagtattattaaaaccatgtagcctactaaatcatcactttggtcccatcatatactctgggaagagaatatttactgtgcttgaaaactggatcacatcatcatgtgaggttgactttgtgacctggagatcatttcagctgcaacattagctcgttgataagcttgggatatgagatctttttgtagccattcgtggtgaaggcatctgtgctattgtatgcattatttttgacccaacatttctacaggcatggcagaatatggcactattttcacatattctagcccttgtctatttgtataccacgagctgcaaaatgaccacctaaccccactgtacaggcgggtacttgtttagatatacctgggcaggctctgttttgccgtggtatcctggctggcacctgcgggccgcagaggggcggcggtgtttcgggcaacgaagagtgctgctccggggttgagggcggcgagtcaggcgggagtaagctagtgtccacagcggagggtcacgtgatgtccccatctgacctgttgctgcagtctgcagtagatgcagtgttgctggcgtttagtgatggttgctttaaccaagcctgaagagtaaacaccaggtttactaatctccccgcacaatttgtctggtgtcgggaatgtctcgctatgttagtacattgttaaaaaacaaaacaccatttaatttcgggttaaaatgtgttgtaactgcgttactgagcattgtaacgggtaatatattacccacatttcattagtaatgcgttacattacttcgttacagcaaaaagtaatatattactgtaactccgttacttttgtaacgtgttacacccaacactgcttaacagccaatcagaatgagaatatgtttcacatgtgacttattcaaattgcgagtgattgagtgacagatgaaggttgtttaggagaaaaagtttgagaagagaAAGTTTGAGtgtggcgctcgggaaaggaaattgttgagggaaaaggagtttcgagacaagcagctattacaaaaaatgccgaagcttacaggttattttaaacctgtaggccgggatgaggaggaaggacggatgagttctgtaccgagtgGAAGCGGTgccggcctcggagccaagtaggccgcctggttctgatagcgatggagtagcgggagaggaaaaacagacaggagggacattatctgttggaggagatggagaggacgacgaggacttgctacgtggaggggagccaatggcaaccggacaaatacatgagggaggcccgctacgtcactcatctggaggagaggaccaggcgcgcgtagagcagagtggagaagtgccatcacccccaccctgatccacctccactggctcccagtcaagcaccgtatcacctataaactccttcttctgacttacaaatccctccatgccctcgccccccaatacctgtctgaccttctccgctaccacactccatcccggaagctaagatcatctggacaggatctcctctccaccccccgcaccaggttgcggacttttggtgacagagccttcagtgtggcatcccccaccctctggaactctctccccccgaaatccgcagcgccccaaccctggacattttcaaaaaagccctcaaaacgcacctttttaccaaggctttccccactgtatagttagtttaataggtttatttttccactacttccccccccacccccttaacctgtctgcctttttttttttttttttttccctactattacgcaaaaactgcggcatttgtacagatccttatgggtactacaattagtgaagtgctttcctccgtggtgaaacgaatcagcaccacggaggaaagcggcagaaagtcaCCTGGAGTTAAGGGAACGGGGCTgcgttgcgtgcatggcttccttctgcaggtaacggggagacattacctgcagaaggaataataataataaaaatatatataattttttttttttttttttttaatatttcagATTCCTTCGCGTACCACCTAGCGGGAGCTCGCGTACCACCAGTGGTAAAAAaaatagcattagcattagttcTTTAGCAGCTAATGATAAATGAAGGATAATGAACTAGTGCTTGGATTGTAAGATCATTTTAATTGTCCCTATTTCTGACAGAATACTATCTGCAGGGTTAAAAACATGATGAAAAAGGTAATGTGTTATGTCCCTGTGCTTTCAAATAGGATACATTATGTCATGTGACTAAGCCAACAGCTGCAGGTTGCTCCTGCCGCTGGAGTTGGTGAGAGGAACCAGCAGCACGGGGGTCTTATCAGAGCAGGAGGGGGATGCGAGGCGGGTGCGGGTCGTCATGCTTCGTTGTTCCAGTGACAGGGCTTCCTGTTTCCTGGAGAGATCCTGCAGCATGCGGGAGTGATGGAGCTTCATCTTCTGCAGAGAGTGCCTGGTGAGCATGGTATGGGAGACACAAGTAGTTTAACGTGATTTATTTCCTTTCTGGCATCCAAAACAGTCCCACTATTATTTGTTAGACGTGTATTTTTCTATTTAGCTTCTGTGGTTTATTATCGGTTTGATATGCTGGGTTTAAAACATGTAGAGTACAAACTTAGGAGTCCATTCTCAGAAGGACTGCATCTGTATCATTGTGTGTGCTAAGATGTGTTTGACTCCCCGTTATGTGAAATCTTGCAcggaaaatatgtattttttttgctCATGAAATTGGAGATAGCCTATTAGTTCCAATTGTTGATCATACAGACAAAATGCTGACTCACTGGGCTTCTGAGAGCTTCTGCTTCAAAGCCATTATTGTGGCCTCCAGCTGATGGACTTCATTAACAAGGCCATACTGCACCTGGACAAGGTAACAGAAAGGAAAATATGAAAGTAATATTAGTCCCAATAACTAAAACTGACCTGAACAATACTGTTGCTTTCACTGCTTCTGTTAAGCTGTTGCATTCTACATTGGGCACgcaacagtgtgtgttttatagAAACCTCGTCTCTGCAGAGGTCCATGCCAGGTCTGTTGGTCCTGTTCTCCAGACGGGTGTGAGCCAGTTTCAGGGAGGCAGTCTTCGCCTGCAGATCTGCATCCAGACCATGGATGTCGCTCTCCATTTCTGCAATTTCATCTTCAGTCTGCCGGCAGAACAAACACATATTTGACCTACTAGACACATGGCTGTTAAAGTGTGCGAAATGCCTGGATGCTTCATCTAAAATGCAGAACACAAAAACCTTTTGAAACGATTGGTTCACCCACATTTTTGATTTGCCACTCCAGCTCATCGCGGGCCTGCTCTTCATGGTGGTTACGCTTACGGAGAGCAAACTCTGTGGCACGGCGCTGAGAGTCCAACTCGTTCTGCAGCTGAAGGAAACAAGACAGGAAATAATGGATTGCAAAAGAGCCATATTTCACACTGTTGACCAATATCAACCAATTGTTCATTTAAAAGTTACTAAATGCAAAAATAATTGTTGTAAATGCTTTGTATTAAACGAGATACCACAATTTAAAAGTAACTAATCGGAACATAAGGCACTGTATATTTGCACTACAAATACTAAACTAGCAGGTGTAATTATAGTGCACACACCTGGGCTCTGGTGAGACTCGTGTCCTCCCTCATTTGCTGGGACACTTGCATGGCCTCCTGAGCACAGGCCACATTATACTGGCTGAACTGGAGCCATTCCTGGGGGGTGGAGGAACTAATAACAAAAGACAAACTTATGTCAGCATTTAAGCTTATCAGGCCAGAGAAAGTTAAAAAGAGGCATCATTAGCTTAAATCTAAGAGTTGTTGGCTGTTGACTACAGTTTTAGTAAAATGTAGAAATGGCACTACGCATTACCCTGGTGGTATGCGAATTGGGTTGGGTTTCAAGGAGATCTGAGGAGACTTTATAGTAAGTGACAGGCAGGACATATCAATGTCCAGGGCGTCCGTCTTGTTCTGGATATCACCAGTCAGCTTGTGGCGATTCTCCTGCAAAACACTGGGGGAAAAAACAATTGGTTAGTCGGGCCAAAAGTGAAAAGATCCTCCTGTTAATGTTGCATCCAATCATTCACACTCCTACCACAGGTGCTCGAAGGCCTTTTCTATGCGCTGCTGCAGAACTTGCTGCACTCTTTCAATCAGCTCCACTTCCTTTTTCAGCTGTACGTCCACGGGGTCATGGGCGAGCTCGAACCCTCGCCGGCTGTCCCTCAGCGTCAGGCACTCACTGCTGACCTCCAGGGGGACGGAGGTCGCAGCCAGCGCCTGCTCCGTCTGCTCCTTACACTGtcccaacacacaccacactgacACTGTCACCGCACTGCACTGCCAGACTCAAGGAACACCTCAACGCATCATTTAAGGCAGggatgtcaaactcaatttcatcgcgggccacattagcattatagttgcactcaaagggccggttgtaactttcaatctcaatctttatttatgtatatagcacATTCAAAACCACctcagttgaccaaagtgcagggaacaaatataaaataacacaataggagtaaaataataaaacaataattaacaacaagataaaaagcacaataactattattgaacttcataattaactacgtctgaaagcagaagtcgagGGCAATGCTCAGTGTGCatttcacaaaatgagatgcattgtgggacatgtagtttatgtacAACGTGTTACGTGCTTCTGTGAAGCGGCATTCAACCGTGTAATAAACAcattatattatttgcaagcacttgcgggccacatacaaTGAAGTtgagggccggatttggcccccgggccttgagtttgacacccctgatttaaggGTTTCTCTTTAGAATTTCAAATGTAATGATTCTAAGAATATGTCTAATTACTCCAAGGGaataacacatatatatatatatatatatatatatacattagtCAAACAATTAAAGTGACACCCAAAAGCAAAGATAACTACTGTTCCTCTTTCATTAATACATCTGTGTGTTTTGATGGGAGATACTGAGCGTTTGAGATATCATAGAAATGTCTGTTTTCTCTCCACTTTAATGGAATTAGATGGCATTTCGTAATTGAGGTGCTTAAAGCGCcccaaaaatacatttgaaaaactcaACACCAAACTTTGTTTTACCacgttgcactgttggagcatTAGCACTACATAGAAGAGAAGCACAATAGGATTTACTGTGGGCATCAACTGTCCATCTGAAACATAATGACATATTTGTACTATTATGAACATAAAATGAGATACACTTGATTACCAGGGTCAGAGCATCCATCTCTTCATCCACTTTCTGTGCACAGGTTTCCAGCGTTTCCTTCCAGCGGGCAACATTCCACGCCCTGTCACTCAGCCTGCGAGAGGTATCGGTGTCATCACAGGTTGTCTGCAGAGAAAAGGGGAGAACGTGACTGGAGGGGGGTTGATTCAAAGTGGAATGTTTGGAGTTATAGTATATTCTTCATCTGGTGTAGTGACCCTGACTGTCTGGATTTCTGGTAAGCACCATCTCCAACGTGAACCCACCTTACAGTTGGTCTCGTTGCGTAGTGACCTCCCTTCCTGCCGGATCACATTGGAAACATACCGCTCATGCTCCGCTGTGGCAGACAGCTGCTGGTTGTTGCTGTTCCACTCTGACACACTGTGGCGCAGGCTGGGCTTTGCAAGGAGTGCAGACATCCTACTGCTGCAACATACAAcacacttaataataataatattacagCAATACTGTAAATATTGCTGTAATGTTACAGTAACTTTTGTTGTTACTGTACAATATTTCGGGGTGAAAATATCAGGAGCAAGAGAAGAGAACCGCTGTGACATTTAAcggattatttaggtttataAACGTTATTATTGCCGTTTTGTTTCCCCTAAAAGTTCGTATTTTATTTTGAGATTGAGTTGCAGTATTATATGGCTAATCAGCTTCAACAGTCAGCGGACCAAATGGAGGAGAAAGATTCTGAATGTCCTCAACCACCCAAATCGAGGACCAAGGATGTGTAAACAAGGATGTGTAACCAAGGATGAAATTGAGGCTCAACTGACCCTACCAGGCACACCAAGGCTCATCATGTTAGGTAAGGATTTGCTTTGACACTTTACTTTTGACGTGTAAAGCTGAACATGTATTTTAATTCCacatgttttgtgtgtgtgcttcatACATGTATGATCTCTGTAGCATTTCATTGTTCAGTTTTGAAGTAGAAAACATTTTCAATGATATGCTGCCTTTTCCATTTTGTCCACTTCTCTTGCAGGGGACCCTTTTACTTTCACACAATTACAGAAGATGTACTGTAGTGATTTGATGTTGTGACCTCACTACTTGTGATTTTGTATTTTGATTGGTCTGTTGTATTTGAATCTGTCATGAACTGTTGTATTTATATCAGTTATGAACTGTTGTATTTATATCCGTTATGAACTGTTGTATTTATATCAGATATGAACTGTTGTATTTATATCAGTCATGAACTGTTGTATTTATATCAGATATGAACTGTTGTATTTATATCAGTTATGAACTGTTGTATTTATATCCGTTATGAACGGTTGTATTTATATCAGTCATGAACTGTTTTATTTATATCAGTTATGAACTGTTGTATTTATATCAGTTATGAACTGTCCCATTTTACTATGTTTTTCATTATTGAACTTAATATTGAAATGAaatcaataaacatattttatttaaattgtatcCCAGTTTTTGTTTATCGTTTCAGGTAGCACCTATTGGAAATGAGACAAGGATCTAAAATTGGTTAAAGAGAAAACTGCAGTAATATACTGTTTTAATGCATACACTACTGTAAAATTATACTGTATACAGAACAGTAATGTATTGTTATTTCACAATACCAGTATTGTATAATCACAGTAAAATATTGTTTTTGAGATTACAGCAACATACACTATTACAGTAATATACAGGATCGCTactgtaaagtaaaaatacagTAACTTGTTGGCAACTTTgctgccagtaatttactgtaaaatcccatgtattttttttttacagtgtgtaGTTAgttataaagagagagagagagagagagagaatccatatatattttatatacatttaacaGAGCCATAATTAACAACTAAGTTACTTAATACATATTTACCTTTTTAGAGGAAAGTAATTAACTTGGAGACTCCATTTTGTAAGATTACATATTTGTACTTCAGTTCTTCAAATGTAAATAGCCTATTCTGCTACATTTGGTGGCTGGTTAATTTCTTAATTAATGatataaatatgactaaaaaaaTCAATTTCAGCTTCTTAAAACTACCCAACATTGTATTTAGCACATCTTCAGTATCACTTTGAATATTACAATTGTATTGAATACGTTAACTTTTAACTGTGACAATGTTAACTCACTTGGAGATAGGCCTACTTGCTGCTACCATACAGGCACAGTTCATATAACGAAGTCTAGTATGGAATGCAGGACACGTATGGGCCGTTAGACATTCGGTTGTAGGACAATGACAACTTTTGACAGATAGATGAAGATGACGCGGTAGAATCACGTTAAAGTAAAAGGGACGACAAATAAATGAAACCAACAAATAACACTGTTGCCATAAAACTGCTCCTTAAGTGCCATTATTTTTCACAGGGCCATAAAGTGTAGTTACTCCTACAACTACCACCATTAGCTACTACTGCTCTTAGCAAACTTGAAACACCGCGAGAAACTTTCAAATCTCATTCTAATGTACATTTTTAGATCAAATTAACTCACCGATATTCTAGAATGTTCAGATAGTCAGCGCGTGCTGATGCTTCAGGACGAAGTTTCTGTAGCAACGTCTCCAGGCAACGGGCCGATACAACGCTCGAGTAAAAGctttaataattgaaatgctgagGCAACGTTAATAACGCCATTATTTTACACCTTCAGCAAACTAAGTACTCTACGTAAAAGGTAAGTTACAAATATATCTTATTTATCTACTGTTGAATGTTTAAAATGAACAACAATAGTGAAAAAGATATACAGGAAATGTCGTCATAAGTAAAAATGTGCTTCAAATTTGCTAGTTGgtatatttttaatatttagcTTATTATCCTGACTTTGTGACATAATGTGGTGTCGAAAAAAACGTTATATATAAAATtgtaaacatgtttatatgTAAAAACCAAAAACATAAGCCAGAAAATATTCCAAGTAAGGTATCTTGATAGCTGTTCAAAGGTAACTAGAAATACATAAAACATAGACATCTGCAATAAACAACACtcattatatggctctgcactCAGGTATAAACACTTCTGTTTTATTGTATCAGAATTAGTCATGCCAGTGGTTATATTTCCATGCTGTGGTGACTTTCAGTGTAGACAAAAGCTGGTTAGTTACAACTATCACCACTCACATCCAAACTACTCTCCACATTCCTGACCATGGTGGTTTTCTGGTCTTTCTGTCAGCAGCAAAGGTCCCCAACGTTTAGAGAATTGCAAAAAAAAAAGCCACCTTGGGTGTGTCCACTAAAATGCAGCATGACTAGTGGTCCAAACAGAGACTGAACCTCTATTTCAGTGCATTACACCAGTAGCCTATTAAGCAGATATACAAACCAACTATTATTTTAATGCCGTTAAGAAATGACTCCCACCTCATCTCCTTATGTGTACATTGCACCCAATAGGGACACATAAGAGATCCAAACTCCATATGTAAAGACTTCATGGAGTCTGGGAACCACTTGCAGTGCACTATCCTAATTACCTGAGCTATGTTAACACCATGGTTAACACCCATACTCTCCAGCAGGCTTCAATTAAGGCTTAGCACTAAAAATAAAACCTCCTTGACTCGAAGTTGCTTTGACTTTCAGAAaagtaatatatatttttcttttttaatattcACCGACATTAGGTTTATAAAGTTTTATGATCTGTGCCCGGTGCTTGGAGTGTCAGTGTAAAGAGGCAGAAATTGTAAAAAGTTACCTCAAATTGCACACAGATcaactatttatatacacatgtgATCCACTGACAGTAGAACTATATTTAGTAACAGTTTATGAGCATTATCCAAAaatgtgtttgttgtttttgaatcactTCTGGAACCAGCTGACTTTTTTTGTTCCGTGTACACATTCCTTAAACACTaataaattaaaagtaaatggGAGCTATCATTCCTGTCACATTTAGTAGTTCCATCACAGTAAATGTCAACACAAAAGGGAAGAAGTAGAGGTTGCGGTTCCATTAAAAAAGGTGAAATAATTAAAAGTAAAATTTCCTGTGGCAGTTTTTATAATTTaaagtaaaagaaaaagaaaatatgcTGGAGCTGTGCAAAGGTTCCTTGAAGCAGAGGTGAGAGGTTCAGTGAGCTACACAGTTAACGGATTTCAGAGCGTTCAGCCTTCAACAGCTGGAGGTGGAGGAGGCGTTTGCAGTCCTTCAGTGTTTCTTTTCTCCAAACCCTGTGTGTGTCGCTTTGTGTGGTCCAATTACAGCTGGAAATTGTCTCTAGTTGTACTTCCTTCCATGGTATTGTTCAGGTGGGTGGGAGGATGCAACATTGTGTTTGTGAGGTTACAAGTGTCCAGTTCACAATTACTGAGGTGTCACATCTCCATTCACTTCTACGccgtgctgctgtagctgcgctCGAAGCAGTGCATTATCATTCTTCAGATCCTCAATCTAGGGGAAAATAGGTCATTAGACACAAAGAAAAATGTCACCTTATTTTGTCCTTTAAAAAAGGTTGAATTGAATTGTTACAGGCACATTGTGTTTTCCTATATTTTCCAAGACTCTTTGAGATATACTGTGCATTTCATACGTCAAAATAGGCGGCCTTGTGCTCACAGTCCCTGTATCGCAAATGTTTTTCTTTCCATTGCAACATAATGAAGGGTTAGACATGTACATTAATTTAGGCTGAGTGATCACGATTATGTACAGGGTTAAATGGGGAGCGAACCTGTTGTCTAAGCAGCTCGTTGTCCATCTCCACCCGCTCCACCTCTTTGTAACTCTCCTGCAGTCGCTGGTTACTCTGACGCAGCTCTCTGATGTAGTCGCAGGCTTTGGACAGGATGCCTCCTTTACTCTAGATGATAAAAGACAGAATTGGTAAAACATGACTCATCTTTTTTTCCTCCCATTGTGTCACTAAGAAACATCTGTCCTGAACTTTTCACTAGTGGCTGACTACCAAATAATAGAGCCTAATTTCCTTTGAACTGTGAGCATTGGATGTGGTTACACCTTTGGCGTCAGTAATTCAAGCAAGAATTAGGTGAAAAGACGTGAAAAGTGCAAAAAATATGCTCAGTCTGGATGTAATCCAGCTTCAAAATCCATAGAGATGCTGATTAAACCAAAAGATCACAGACTAAGCTGACACCT
This region includes:
- the tekt2 gene encoding tektin-2 codes for the protein MSALLAKPSLRHSVSEWNSNNQQLSATAEHERYVSNVIRQEGRSLRNETNCKTTCDDTDTSRRLSDRAWNVARWKETLETCAQKVDEEMDALTLCKEQTEQALAATSVPLEVSSECLTLRDSRRGFELAHDPVDVQLKKEVELIERVQQVLQQRIEKAFEHLCVLQENRHKLTGDIQNKTDALDIDMSCLSLTIKSPQISLKPNPIRIPPGSSTPQEWLQFSQYNVACAQEAMQVSQQMREDTSLTRAQLQNELDSQRRATEFALRKRNHHEEQARDELEWQIKNTEDEIAEMESDIHGLDADLQAKTASLKLAHTRLENRTNRPGMDLCRDEVQYGLVNEVHQLEATIMALKQKLSEAQHSLQKMKLHHSRMLQDLSRKQEALSLEQRSMTTRTRLASPSCSDKTPVLLVPLTNSSGRSNLQLLA